A portion of the Pirellulales bacterium genome contains these proteins:
- a CDS encoding response regulator transcription factor, with amino-acid sequence MAHILIVEDDPHIARALKLNLEAEGYDASISADGQTALALLGESSTTIDLVILDLMLPGLSGYAVCESLRNRQCEIPIVILSARTLTEDRVRGFDSGADVYLHKPFDLEELLSVVRNLLNRRSRGRIDAEQKTTGKGATYAFGDASVNFDTYEVTVHGKLVRLTTLEIKLLRYFIEHEGMVVSRSELLEEVWGLAHTPTTRTVDNFILNLRKTFEQDPANPRHFLSIRGTGYRFVARPQTDPPTGDG; translated from the coding sequence ATGGCACATATCTTGATAGTCGAGGACGATCCCCATATTGCCCGCGCGCTCAAGCTGAACCTGGAGGCGGAAGGATACGACGCCAGTATTTCCGCTGACGGCCAAACCGCGCTCGCGTTGCTGGGCGAGTCGTCCACCACGATTGATTTGGTGATTTTGGATCTCATGCTTCCCGGCCTAAGCGGGTATGCCGTCTGCGAATCGCTACGTAATCGGCAGTGCGAGATACCAATCGTGATTTTAAGCGCCCGGACACTGACCGAGGACCGCGTGCGGGGGTTTGACTCGGGGGCGGATGTGTATTTACACAAACCGTTTGACCTGGAGGAATTGCTAAGCGTGGTGCGAAATTTGCTTAACCGGCGCTCCCGGGGGCGAATTGACGCCGAACAAAAGACCACTGGCAAGGGGGCGACTTATGCCTTTGGCGATGCCAGCGTGAACTTTGACACTTATGAAGTCACCGTCCACGGAAAGCTGGTCCGGCTGACCACCCTGGAAATCAAGCTCCTGCGATACTTTATCGAGCACGAGGGGATGGTGGTTTCTCGTTCGGAACTTCTGGAAGAAGTGTGGGGGCTGGCCCACACCCCCACGACCCGCACGGTGGATAATTTTATTTTGAATTTACGAAAGACGTTCGAGCAGGATCCGGCGAATCCGCGGCATTTTTTGAGTATTCGGGGCACAGGTTATCGTTTTGTGGCCCGACCCCAGACAGATCCCCCGACGGGCGACGGCTAA
- a CDS encoding J domain-containing protein codes for MSFFAMNRWPDDFDRWVLIVFFTVLLSLVGSGYVLMFFDLRAWWLAARRVMIVVSNYLPQIPAWARQKTPPCLLTFGLRLPCSEEDLLKAYREKVKKLHPDKGGDRQKFLNLQASFEQAQTFLRGLAAVENAPPLG; via the coding sequence ATGAGCTTTTTTGCCATGAATCGCTGGCCGGACGATTTTGACCGCTGGGTGTTGATTGTATTTTTCACTGTGCTGTTAAGCTTGGTGGGAAGCGGTTATGTGCTCATGTTTTTTGATTTGCGGGCCTGGTGGCTCGCAGCGCGGCGGGTGATGATTGTGGTGAGCAATTATTTGCCGCAAATTCCAGCCTGGGCCAGGCAAAAAACGCCTCCCTGTTTATTGACCTTTGGACTGCGATTGCCCTGCAGCGAGGAAGATTTATTAAAAGCTTATCGTGAAAAGGTAAAGAAATTGCACCCCGATAAAGGAGGAGACCGGCAAAAGTTTTTGAATTTGCAAGCCTCTTTTGAGCAAGCGCAAACATTTTTACGGGGTTTAGCGGCAGTGGAGAACGCCCCGCCGCTGGGTTAG